A genomic stretch from Thunnus maccoyii chromosome 19, fThuMac1.1, whole genome shotgun sequence includes:
- the ssna1 gene encoding Sjoegren syndrome nuclear autoantigen 1, with amino-acid sequence MTQQAAALQTYNNELVKCIEDLCSKREELNRQIKQEEEEKERLQHDIRVLSEKLSRVNESLAQRLAARATFDRTIAETEAAYTKILESSQSLLSVLKQEAGNLSKATEPRRKEH; translated from the exons ATGACCCAAcaagctgctgctctgcagaCCTACAACAATGAACTTGTCAAGT GTATTGAGGACCTGTGCTCCAAGCGGGAGGAGTTGAACCGTCAGATcaagcaggaggaagaggagaaggaacGGCTGCAGCACGACATCCGCGTCCTGTCAGAGAAGCTGAGCAGAGTCAACGAGAGCCTGGCACAGAGACTCGCCGCCCGCGCCACCTTCGACCGCACAATCGCAGAGACCGAGGCCGCTTACACCAAG ATCTTGGAGAGTTCACAGTCTCTTCTCAGCGTCCTGAAGCAGGAGGCAGGAAACCTCAGTAAAGCCACAGAACCCCGAAGGAAAGAGCATTAA